The following proteins come from a genomic window of Vidua chalybeata isolate OUT-0048 chromosome 2, bVidCha1 merged haplotype, whole genome shotgun sequence:
- the ASB11 gene encoding ankyrin repeat and SOCS box protein 11 gives MSLPAEQGRCAPYGNYICHTFQGGSWADRSPLHDAAFQGRLLSLKTLIAQGFNVNLVTTDRVSALHEACLGGHVACAKVLLENGAQVNAATIDGITPLFNACCSGSAACVNMLLEFGAKGQLGSHLPSPIHEAVKRGHRECMETLLAHEVDIDQEDPQHGTPLYMACTYQRTECVKKLLELGANVNVGKRLDTPLHAAARKSSVEIVVLLTDYGANPKCRNADLKCALDLAMPHSKVEQVLLLREGPASLAQLCRLCIRRRLGRSCLYTVPKLHLPEPLENFLLYR, from the exons ATGTCActcccagctgagcaggggaGATGTGCTCCGTATGGAAACTATATTTGCCACACGTTTCAGGGAG GCAGCTGGGCAGACCGATCCCCTCTTCATGATGCTGCCTTCCAGGGACGCCTTCTCTCTCTGAAAACCTTGATTGCACAG GGTTTCAACGTGAACCTGGTGACCACAGACCGTGTGTCAGCTCTCCACGAGGCCTGCCTGGGTGGCCACGTGGCCTGTGCCAAGGTGCTGCTGGAAAACGGTGCCCAG GTCAATGCAGCCACCATCGATGGCATCACTCCTCTGTTCAACGcctgctgcagtggcagtgcAGCCTGTGTCAACATGCTGCTGGAATTTGGAGCCAAGGGGCAGTTGGGGAGCCACTTGCCCTCGCCCATCCACGAAGCAGTCAAGAGAG GTCACAGGGAGTGCATGGAGACCCTTCTGGCCCATGAGGTTGACATTGACCAAGAAGACCCACAGCATGGGACTCCTCTCTACATGGCCTGCACGTACCAGAGAACAGAATGTGTCAAGAAGCTTTTGGAGCTAG GAGCCAATGTGAACGTGGGGAAGCGACTGGACACCCCCCTGCACGCGGCAGCAAGGAAATCCAGTGTGGAGATAGTTGTCTTGCTGACAGACTATGGTGCTAACCCgaaatgcagaaatgctgaCCTCAAATGTGCCCTGGATCTTGCCATGCCCCACAGCAAAGTGGAGCAGGTGCTTCTGCTTCGGGAAG GTCCTGCCAGCCTTGCCCAGCTGTGCAGGCTGTGTATCAGAAGGCGTCTGGGTCGGTCGTGCCTGTACACAGTCCCCAAGCTGCACCTGCCGGAGCCACTGGAGAACTTCCTCCTCTATCGATAA
- the ASB9 gene encoding ankyrin repeat and SOCS box protein 9: MDDERTNQNASKLQGAGGQASAASPWNPLMRDFVSDWSPLHEASIHGRLLSLKKLIEQGNDVNLITADQVSPLHEACLGGHAACASVLLKHGAQVDGVTVDWHTPLFNTCVSGSVACLNLLLEHGASPHPPCDLASPIHEAAKRGHVQCVELLASHGVNIDHNIKHLGTPLYVACENQQVNCARKLLESGANVNSGKGLDSPLHTAARNCSVELVKLLMDFGADVWVKNAENKRPVELLPPGCPVGQLFLQREGPLSLMQLCRLCIRRCFGYKQHQKITGLLLPDELKHFLLHI, from the exons ATGGATGATGAGAGAACAAATCAAAATGCCAGCAAACTGCAAGGGGCTGGAGGCCAGGCATCTGCAGCGTCTCCGTGGAACCCGCTGATGAGGG ACTTTGTTTCAGACTGGTCTCCTTTACATGAGGCTTCTATCCATGGGCGTCTGCTTTCCCTGAAGAAGCTCATTGAACAG GGGAATGATGTCAATCTTATTACAGCAGACCAGGTGTCTCCTCTCCATGAAGCCTGCCTAGGGGGTCACgctgcctgtgccagtgtccTGTTAAAACATGGTGCTCAG GTGGATGGAGTGACTGTTGACTGGCACACACCACTGTTCAACACTTGTGTCAGTGGCAGCGTGGCTTGCTTGAATTTACTGCTGGAGCATGGAGCCAGCCCACACCCACCCTGTGACCTGGCATCCCCCATCCATGAAGCTGCTAAGAGAG GTCATGTGCAATGTGTCGAACTCCTTGCATCCCATGGGGTAAATATAGATCACAACATCAAGCACCTGGGTACTCCGCTTTATGTAGCATGTGAGAACCAGCAAGTGAACTGTGCCAGGAAGCTGCTTGAGTCag GAGCGAATGTGAACAGCGGCAAGGGCCTGGACTCCCCTCTGCACACAGCTGCCAGGAATTGCAGTGTGGAGCTGGTGAAGCTGCTGATGGACTTCGGAGCAGACGTTTGGGTGAAGAATGCTGAGAACAAGAGGCCAGtggagctgctcccacctggCTGCCCTGTGGGCCAACTGTTCCTGCAGAGAGAAG GGCCACTGTCCTTGATGCAGCTGTGCCGCCTGTGCATCAGGAGGTGCTTTGGATACAAGCAGCATCAAAAAATAACTGGACTGCTCCTCCCAGACGAGCTGAAACATTTCCTTCTCCACATTTGA